Within the Macaca nemestrina isolate mMacNem1 chromosome 5, mMacNem.hap1, whole genome shotgun sequence genome, the region cctggccaacatggtgaaaccccatctctactaaaaatacaaaaattagtcaggcatggtggcaggtgcctgtaatcgcagctactcaggaggctgaggcaggagaatcaattgaacctgggagacagaggttgcagtgagccgagattgcaccattgtactctagtcTGGACGCCAAGAGCGaaacactgcctcaaaaaaaaaaaaaaaaaaaaaaaaaaaaatccaaatcccCCCAGGGAGTGCGGGGTTGGAGAGGAAGACAAGCTTTTGTCAATCATTGAACACCTGAGTGTGAACCATTACTAGGATCAATTCAGAGAGGCTAGCTGGAGAGAAGCACAGGAGTGGCACACAGAACTGCTCAGTATAGAGGCCCAGTAACAGATAGCATAGCTGAAAGAAGCCTGAGAAGTCAAGGATTCCCAAGAACTTTGTGAAGGAAGTGGAGTAAATGACAgtgagataaaaagagaaaaacaaaataagaaggcACATAAGTCTAgtttcagctgatttttttttcatttcacataGTGGCTCTGATGTTTGGTGAATGTTTGTTACTCTACCTACAAAACATAATGGAAATCTTATCGTCACCTCCACTGCTATAACTTGAGCATAGCCACCATCGTCACTCCCTAGATTGTAGCAATAGACTTCTAAGTTCTCCCAACTTAAACTTTCACCCGCTCATGGTCTATTCTTATTTAGCAGTGAGATAGTTAAGACTGTCACTTATCTATTTGAAACCCTCCAAAGACTTCCCGTCTCACTTAAAGTAAAAATCAAAGACTAAAGAGTGGTCCACAAGACTCTCCTACAGGATCCGACTCCCACCTACATCTCCCTCTGACAACCTCAACAACCTGTTCCTCACTGCTAGCCTAGAATATGTTCTTTGTACCTGTCAAGCACTCTCTGGCCTCAGAGCATTTTCCTCACTATACTCTCTTAAGGAGTATCACCTCCTTGGATTTTACCTTCTCAAAGAAACCTATCCCAATACCCCAACGTAACTTGTGACACCATCCCTTCTCTATTTCCCTTGAGAATCAGGGCTATCCATTTCTCCATGACACATATGACCTTCTGACACACACGATAATTTACTTATTTGGAGGGGTTATGGTTGATTGTTTCTCTGCCACCAAAGAATATAAAGTGTCTTTGAACAGGCATCattgcatattttatttgttgCAATATCCTCACAGCTTTGAAAAGCACACCTTTTAGGTcatcaatacatatttattgaatgagtgatttgcttgaacccagattAACTATTTTAGCTCGTGCAGACACATTCCATATTGCTCATTTTCCAAATTAGATGTGGTTCTGCAGAAATGGAGAAAGTCACATACAGACTGCTGCCACTAAGTTTTCAGTGTGATGTATTTGGGAATGTTTTGATGTCTTAAAGGAAGGAGACTTTTGTGAATAAAACACCAGTTATAAagttttatgaaatataaaatagctCTCATCTTGATCCCTAAATAAGCTATGTGTCCAAATAGCTTTAAGTCCAGGGCAGGCCCATCAATGGAGACTCTTTATAATTGGAACTAATCTTCAGACTATCTTCAGTAAGTGGCAGACTCTATGAGGCTTTGATATAATGCTTATCCCAATTTCCACATGGAGCACCATAAGAATTCACTaggataaaaatttaaattacttcaTAAATGAGGGCAAAACAGACTGGGGACCTAGACACAACTCTGGGTGAAATTTGTAATATCCAGTCttttccaagggaaaaaaaaagtctcaggcAATATAGATGTTGAtcaaaaagtaggccaggcatgatggctcacacctgtaatctcagcacttggggatgccaaggcaggtggatcacttgtggtcaaaagttcaagaccagcctggccaacatggtaaaaccctgtctctactaaaaatataaaaattagccagatgcaatggcgcacacctgtaattcctgctacttgggaggctgaggcaggagaatcacttgaacccaggaggcagaggttgcagtgagccaagaccacaccactacactacagcctgagcaacaaacaCAGTgggacctgtctcaaaaaaaaaaaaaaaaaaggcaggttgAGCAGCATTCAGACCCATCCTGTCTAAAGCAATGATTATAATGTGAAATAGTATTTTAAACTACATCCAAATTTAACATATCACAGCGATTATATCACACAAATGCAAGCAGATTCAGAACCTTAAGGTTTTatctatgaaaaagaaatatcaaacaCACTTTATATCTGAATTTAGCTCAACAGACTATGGTcgatccattttattttaatatcaaagGACAGTAGGGCCCAGACTTCAAACTAATATCCTTCAAGCATTCATGTTTTAATTAGATGCCATCTGTATTCTATGATTCCTATTATTTCAGAATCTGGGAGTGAGTAAAGCTGACCTAAATCTAAAGTTCTTTGATTTCAAAAAGAGCCCTGTGCTCAGCTTAGCACCACACTGGAAGGAGCAAGACAAGAAACAACCCATGAAAGCATATAAATTCTTTGACATCACACAGcttttgtctatttctttctatcattctataaaataatgttacCAATTTAAACACTAGTCAAACATCAAAAGAGATCGGGGTAAGACTTATCTATTCCACATCCATTTTAATACGTTTTTTATACTCAAGATactatttctgaaaataatagATTGCAATAAAAAAAGTAGGCCGACTTTCTGATTTTTACCTAAAGAGATAATATAGCAAGATGCAAGGaggaaataaacatgaaaaagaataGCACTGTCTCATAGtccattctattctatttttgcAGAAGTTATTATAAATTTTACCCATGATAAgaagctttatttttctgttcaaagAAATCGATTGATATTTTTACTGGTAGTTAAATTATAATCATTCTTCTTATTTTCCTGTTCATCAAATTTACCTTgcatttctttgaattttctttacTTGGAAATGTTTTACAAAGtaaaaagcaaatgctgaaaaTTTTTCAATGTTGGGTGCAAGAAGAAAGCCCAAAAACAATAGGTCTTCAATAAACAGGCCTTTAATGTATCAAAAGCTCTTTGGGGCTCACCCTCTTCCAACTCTCTGACTATATGCAAAACAGGAGAAAGCATAAAGTGCaatgaaacacacacagaaatgctTTGAAAAAGTTTTTAGAGTAAAATCacttttcacaaaacaaaaagaataagtaTATGGCAGCATGGTTTAAAAAATGATAGTTAATGCACTCAGGAAACAGTAACGGTTAGATTATCAGTTAGTTTTAAATActctacaaatacattttataatcacatatatgtatttaaaatataataaacaggTTAATTTACCTCAAATAAGTAGGATTTTCAATTTGGAATCACAGAAAAAGTTAAATTGTATCCATCTCATTTGCTTTGAATGTTTAAAATGCAAGGACTTAATCTCtaatacattttgtaaatgaacccaaaattatataaattggGAATTCTGGTTATAATTCCTTAATAATGATTTTCTTCATGAGAATTATAAAGTCAGGCTAAATCGCTAACATGAgttatttctttgtagcaataaatCGTGGTAAAAAAGAACATGGCTTCAAGAATCAACAGacttaatattatataaatgtcagCTCCGTAACAGACCCATGACCTGGACAATTATTcactgaacttcagtttcttgGTGTACAAAATAGGGAAAATAGTATTATCAACTTCATATAGTTATAAAACTTAACTGATGTaatctattttaattaatttttcaacTATTTTATATACTAGCATagttcctgacccacagaaagcATTTGATATTGCTGCTATTATTACTATCAGATTATAAGGCCAATCGTCTTATGTCTCcacacacagccttctgggaTCATCTTCTGTATATTTGGTCAggttgttttccatttctgaaatgCCAACTTCTTTCCTCTTCATTAAGTTAAATCCTAAATATTTCCAACAGGCCTGACATTTTTTTATAACTTCCCTTACTAATCATGTTCCATCACATTACTCCTGTTATATTGAACTCAGTTGGTGATTATTTATAATCTGACTTACACATTTAATTTTGCCTTATATTGGTTTTCTAGCTGTATTATAGATTTAATAACTGTATATAGCCTCTCCAAATTGTGTATGTTTTTTCTACTGATTAAAATTGAATTGttctaagacaaaaaaaaaatctcttactTCCCTTTAAAAGAAACCACACACACTCCAAAGAAAGCTAGTGTAGTGGTATacacatagtaggtatttaatGCATGCTTTTGACTTGAATTGTATTGTGACATCATTTACAAGATAATGAGTGTCACTTTATCCCTTCAACATGACAttcatcatctgtaaagtgataGTGAAACACACTCTCCATGGTATTTCAAAGCTCTAAAACGACATTATTTCAATGTACTGAGCTGAAAATCACCACCCCTTCTTATGCAGGCACTTTAATTGTTTTATTGCATTGATATAACAGCTATCAAATTCTGGGTGTGGGTGATCCACAATCTGAATTACTTGAGAATAGTTGGGAAGCCAGCATGCCTTAGTGTAGAGTTGCCTTCTGCTAGGAGAATGGGCTTGAATATGTCACAGGCCTGGATCTaagataatattccattttatattaaTCCTGTCTACTATTCCATCAATACAGGATATTTGGATGGATGCTAGGGTCCCTGTTAATAAATCATCAGAAACATATCATAGTCCTGAATCTcaactattttcttttaattctgtcaTTAGGGCCAATGGTATAACTCATATTATGCCTGAGGAAAAATAATACTCTTGGAGTCATAGATATAAGACATTAGGCAGAGAAAGAGGattttcaaaatcaaataatTTGACTGAAACACATAATTCTATACAGATTTATAATTCATTTACACATTCAAATATACCAAGTCCTGGTACCCTCTTgcactttttcttccttcttgtaGAGGCACAATTAATACTATAATTATTGATTTCTgccttggggggaaaaaaagattctTCCCTGTTTCAAAATAAGCATGCACCATGCAACATGCAAAAAGTACctttgatttcttattttctggGCCTGTTGACATGGACAATGCACAAGGTGAAATCAGCTCCTCTGTTCTTGTTAGAGATATGGGAAGTGATGGGGTTGAAACAGGTGACCTGTGGTTGGGGGTGCTGCTTTCAGATTTCCCAAGTCTTGAAGGCAGGGTACCACTGCCACAATGTGGATGCAGAGCTGAGGGACTGAGCTGGGGCACCAGGGTGGGCAGATTGGCACGAGGGAGAGAGGAGGACCTCAAGTTGGGAAGAGAGGCAGAGCTAGTACTGGAGATAGGGAGTGAAGGAAGAGCTGAAGGATTCAGCTCCTGGCCAGATAGTTGGGATGATGCTCTTTTAGATCTGTTTATCAGGCTTGAAAGAGCTGGGGAAGGATGGaaacatttctctgaagaagagAACGTAGCTCTTTGATTAATAGTAGGAGATAGAGAAGACAATGCAGAGGAGGCTAATGTAGAAGGGTAGGTGTGAATGTTTCTGGGGTTTTCTGGACCCCTGAGGTCACCATCCTGTTTACTCtttaaagaggaaagagaagagcttGGTGGAACAGGAGGAAGACCCACAGAACTTGATGCACTGGTTTGTAGCAGGGAAAGCATGGTATTGTTCTTCAAAGTAGGTGATGGTGTTCTCTCTACATTCATGGAAGCAAGGCTGCTACTAGCCTGTTTTGTAGGAGAGAGGGAGGGCGCCTGAGAAAGTGGGATAGACTTGGTGAAAACAGGCAGGTGAAAAGATTGCTGGGTCAACTCAGAAACCTGGCATTCCCCTTGATCTGGAGACCCGGCTCTCAGGGAACAACTTGAGAGAGATTTTTTAGGCGTGGGTGGGGTCTGCTTTGCTTTTTGATCAAGTGTGAGCGAGGAAGAGGCCGGGGAGTTGAGAGAGAAGGTGGGACAGGATGCAGGGGAAAAGGGTCTTTGGTGGGAAGGGTTTGACTTGAGAATGGCAGTGAGAAGGGCAAGCCGGGAAGGCACCGGGGATTTTACCCCTGACTTTGAAAGATTTCCACTAGATGACATCTGGCTGCAGATGGTGGAAGAAGAGCCGTGGAAAGAGGAGGTAAATGGTTTGGGGCTCGGAGACAGTGAATGCGTGACAATGCGGACTGGTATGTACAAGGCTGAATTCGACTTCAGAGAAGCACTGGAGGACGATGGAGGAGAAGAGGTTCTCGGACTTTCTCCGCGACTAAGGACATGCGAGGTTAAACTTGTCTTCTTGAGAACTTCAGAGGTCAGTCCAGGCTTTGGATCTGCCGCAGTTGAACTGGGTAAGTTAGAACCTGATAGTTGAGTGGAATGGGGAAACAGTAACGTCGAGGAGGTGCCCTTCGATGCAGAAAAGGGTGTAGAGTGAGCGGTAGTTTGAAAATACGTAGCTGATTCTTCCACCACGGCCCCACCGACATCCAGCCTCCTAGTGTGGAACTCCTCTAGGACAGAGGCTCCCTCGAGGTGAACTGGGTCGGGTGGTGCGTTCGGATTAGTTGGAGAAACAAAGGAGAAAGCAGGTGGTTTACAGGCAAGCTGCTCAGAGGTAGTGGAAGAAGAAGTTAACtagaggaaagagaaatagaCAGATTGAAATGGGACATTATTTCTGAAACGATCAAAATATTCTTGTCACTTGTGCGATTATGCAAACAATTTACACAAAAGGAGGCAACTTAAACCTCCATAAAAACGAAGGAAATTCTGTTTTGCTAATGAGGACTTGCTTTGAATTTGAAATAAGATACAAATAAGCTGTGAAGTATTACATCCTATACCTCATTTATCCCACAGAatgaaatcaatataaaattatattgcatAGTTGGAAGATAATTCGTCGACATCATCTAAAATAGTTATCTTAATTTTGAATTGTGTGATTTGGAAAGATTTAAATCACCATCAGTATAAATTGCAAATttcactttggaaaactattttCTTCTATTGTAAGAATATAAAGCATGATATTATAATAACGACTACAagccttaaaaaaattttaacacaCTCCAAGGGTTTAAAATTCTAAGTTTCTACTACTTAACTCCTACATGCTGTGAACTTGGAAAAGTGCCTAGAATTCAAAAGATGAAACCCCCAATATCAACAGAGAATGATAAATTGAGGGATTGAAAGCAAAGTCCAAATTAGACAGGAAGTTTTAgcttattttttcctaattatttgcCAGAATGAATATTTACCATGAACACACAATGAATATTTAACAAATGATTTGGGTTATGCTGGAAGAAATAGGCTCTCTTGCATCAAAAGAAGCCAGAACACTTTACATATATAATCCACTTGAATCAAGGAAACCCACCAATCcaaataaagaggaaataaagaaaccaaataaagaggaaataaagaacaATTCATCATTTTACAAGAGAAGCTAGGGAGAGCCTGTGAAACAACTGGATGTAGGTAGCCTtgtgccattttaaaaatcatctagtACTTTAAGATAAGTACTGAAGTTATAAATACTTTGAACACCTTTTAAACAGAGGTTTCCCTTAAAAGTCATTGATTTAATTATgtcaatatataaaagaaatataaacatgcATGTCTAATAAAGAATTTAGGGAATatcaatcatttaaaatatcaataaatattaagatTAACATATAGATGTTGCATTAAGCGCATAGCaggaaaatgtatataaatataacaatCAAACTTAGCAAAATCTttacaaataaagtaaaagatATTTATTGATTTTGCTTATAACATTTTCAGATTTCCATCAGACCTAATGCAGAGGTTTTCATGTCATATAGTTTTaatctctaaaaaattttaaactggcAAATTTAAACAACTCATCCCAAACTTCCAAGTTTCTAAGTAAACATACCCAAAATAGTCCTTTCttttatacataaatttatatgtatCTTTGCAACATGGAAGAATACAAACATTTCTTGCTACATAAATAATACCTGAATATTTTAGCATAACCCAGAATATGAGAAAATCAGATATAATTGAAAGTCAAGCAGAATTGAATCAAGTGGAGGAAGAAAACTTAGCAATTCACTCTTGTAAGTTTTACTTAGAAACAACTCTGCTTAGCCAATGTTTATGTAACTGATTCATGTGGTTAGAGATATATTTAAATCCAAACACTGCTAGCTGGGCAGCTGAATGTTTCTGTCACTACAAGCATGACAATGTCTTATCTGGAGTTATGCAATCATTTGTAGTTAAATATGTAATTAATGTTTAAGAAATTGTTCTCTTAGGGTAAATAgtatattcagatttttttttaaccacaaatGAAAAGTTTTCTCTAATTGCTTCCTATGATTGATCTCTCCTATTGAAAAGAATATAGAAACATTTCTAGACTGTGTAGTGTGTCTTTGCATGTTGTACTATGCCTAGAATAGCTGTTCGGTAAAGAATTCTGTAAATTAATAATGGCAGTCACAAAACTCTCATTACCTTTTCAGTTCTGCTGTTTCCAAATAACTTTAATGTATATGACAAACTCAATTATTTACCCTGATTATTCACCAAATTATCACTATGCTAAGACCATAGAGCTGTAATCGTTAGGGTCTCATTCAGAGGAAAAGATTAACCTCTCCAACTTCCTCAAAACTATGGCTTCTAATGACCAAACATTCTACtccattaattaatattttacccAATATAAGTATTTCagaattttattatactttctaacatatttaaaacattgatttttgaggaacttctaaGAGAAAGGTTCTGAAAAGTCTAAAGATGTTTACTATGTTTACATTAATCtgcacataatttttattatattttcttacttAATATATTAATAAGTATATGCAACATACTCATTTCTAACTTGCAAATATACCGCGATATTATCCTAATTTGTACTAATATAAAAATGTGACaccatattttctaaaattctcaGGAGTGAAggattcattttttaataaaaagattgatttttttgagtttccctaattaataaatttttaaaaagaggaaataaaggcATGAAAATATgtatgcagaaagaaaaaatgggcaCCTGTCAAATTCTCAGTCAGTAGCTCAGAATTAGTCCTTCATTTTACCTCTTCCTGTAAATCCCTTTATTAGTGATCCCAAATTTCCCTATTGGCATCTATTTAATACAAATTATTTCCATCTCTTCTTCCTCTACCATTCATAACCCTCTATGTTGTTCTCAAGGTTTGTTACTGATACTCTAACTCCTTCTCCCTCAAGGCTATTCTAGGTCTTCTTTACCATTTATTTCTTACCTCATCTTTATTGATTTCTTTGCTTTAAACACCTCTCTAGACCTACCAAGGACCATGTTTTCCAATCCCCAGAATTATGCTGGTTCCTTGAGCCCCCCTTGACATACACTCTCTCAAAAGTCATTTTCAAAACTCTCTTCTCCTAGAAAGGCTATCTGGAACTCTGGAAAACATTCACAACAATCTCACTAACAGAAGATGCAATGTGCTCCTATCATTAGGTAAGTAGATGATCCTAATCATAAATTCACCCTCAGATCCTATATAATAGAGACcatcaattattttaataaccaATCTCTATTGTAGAACTGCCTTGTATTTTTACTGcctgtaaatctaaaataaattgcTCCTGTGTATATTCAGTTTTCCCTGATGTTTCTATGATATTTCAAAGCATTTGAATAAAAAGTGAAGTGACTGATCTGCTACCTAGTATCCTGAATACTTTCTGAGATTCTGACAGCACCAGATGTGGATCACATATAGCTGTGCTCTTCCTCCTGAATCTGTACAGCTACATGAGGCAGAAACCCCAGATTCTCCCTTGTCGTCACATACCAATCGTCATATTATGGCAGCTTGGCTTCCTAAACTTACCTATTATTGACTTGTCCTCTTCTCTCTGATGAATGCTTGTAATGCTACAGGGCACATTCTCAGCCTTTCTTACCTGAACACATTAAATAATCTTTTCTGGTGTTCTTACTTCTAGTTCACCCTATTTAACCCATCACCAGattgaacttttaaaatctgATCACCTATGCTCAAGACCTCatcattgttttctttgtgtCTACCATGAACTAAAGATATTTCCTTCATGACAAAGCCCCTCTCTTGCTATCCAGTCTCATGCCCCTCATCCCCTATTTTTTAAGTTTCAGTAATACTTTGTTCAATCTCAACCTTCTTGCCAGCATTGCCAGCATTCTAGCTATTGTGGTTTCTTGCCAATCCTCTCTTGCCAATCAACTTGGCAAACCTTTATTCTTAGACCAATCCCAGCAACTGCCGTTATGTTCCTAGACCTAGTCTACTAGAAGTTgctataagaaaaagaaaattgataccAGTTGTTAATTGGCAGGACCACGGCACCTGTTTTTCAAACTGCATCCGTACAAGGGCAGCAGCCCCAGCCAAGTGGGTCTGGTTTCCCCTGTACTGAATTTCCCTGCAGAAGGGGAGGCTTTCTCAATTCACATATGGGCTGGGTGAGTCACTGTAGATTGGTTAAAGCATGGGTTCGATGTCTGTAGTCTCATCCCGGCCCTGCATCTCTCCATTTTTTGGTTAGttgatttgtgttttcttttttgttgttattgtttggaCCTTGGCTTCCTCTACTGTTCTGATGAACAGTTTTCCAAAAACAACGTTCTCCACAAACCCTTAACCTACTGTTTCTCCCATTATGCTCAACAGATGGCCTAGATTTCTTTACTCCAAGGAAAACTGAGATTACCAGGAAAGCGAATTTTGGTCGTATCACCTTCATTCCCTTTCCCTCATTCTAAGGAAAGATGAATGAAAAACCTTTCGCTTTTTAAAAGGTGAATTCTCCTTGTGTACTCTGAATCACAGCAGCTCTTGCCCCCTTAGAAATCTTATTTCATCAGTTATTCCTCATATCCTAAGtacttattctttttaattttttcctagcTCCCTGATCCTAACATAGATATAAAACAGAAATTCTCTCAATCTTTTAAAAACCGTGATAATAAATATCATTGTGGTGAATAGTAAAAGTACCCACaattctctgttcttttccattcatTCCATCATAAACACAAAGTCTTTCATTACACCTTTTAATCTGGATAG harbors:
- the MLI gene encoding muscular LMNA-interacting protein isoform X8, whose translation is MELEKHEKRSLLNKNLEEKLTSKSNDYLTLNAGSQQERDKATLTCPSEVSGTILQEREFEANKLQGMQQSDLFKAEYVLIVDSEGEDEATSRKVEQGPPGGIGTAAVRPKSLAISSSLVSDVVRPKTQGTDLKASSHPEMLHGIAPQQKHGQLTSSSTTSEQLACKPPAFSFVSPTNPNAPPDPVHLEGASVLEEFHTRRLDVGGAVVEESATYFQTTAHSTPFSASKGTSSTLLFPHSTQLSGSNLPSSTAADPKPGLTSEVLKKTSLTSHVLSRGESPRTSSPPSSSSASLKSNSALYIPVRIVTHSLSPSPKPFTSSFHGSSSTICSQMSSSGNLSKSGVKSPVPSRLALLTAILKSNPSHQRPFSPASCPTFSLNSPASSSLTLDQKAKQTPPTPKKSLSSCSLRAGSPDQGECQVSELTQQSFHLPVFTKSIPLSQAPSLSPTKQASSSLASMNVERTPSPTLKNNTMLSLLQTSASSSVGLPPVPPSSSLSSLKSKQDGDLRGPENPRNIHTYPSTLASSALSSLSPTINQRATFSSSEKCFHPSPALSSLINRSKRASSQLSGQELNPSALPSLPISSTSSASLPNLRSSSLPRANLPTLVPQLSPSALHPHCGSGTLPSRLGKSESSTPNHRSPVSTPSLPISLTRTEELISPCALSMSTGPENKKSKQYKTKSSYKAFAAIPTNTLLLEQKALDEPAKTESVSKDNTLEPPVELYFPAQLRQQTEELCATIDKVLQDSLSMHSSDSPSRSPKTLLGSDTVKTPTTLPRAAGRETKYANLSSPSSTVSESQLTKPGVIRPVPVKSRILLKQEEEVYEPNPFSKYLEDNSDLFSEQDVTVPPKPVSLHPLYQTKLYPPAKSLLHPQTLSQADCLAPGPFSHLSFSLSDEQDNSHTLLSHNACNKLSHPMAAIPEHEALDSKE
- the MLI gene encoding muscular LMNA-interacting protein isoform X12, which translates into the protein MLSEQGLLSDCRNNYFQMNSCILSGSIQTTPQVSAGGSEAKPLIFTFVPTVRRLPTHTQLTDTSKFLVKIPEESSDKSPETVNRSKSNDYLTLNAGSQQERDKATLTCPSEVSGTILQEREFEANKLQGMQQSDLFKAEYVLIVDSEGEDEATSRKVEQGPPGGIGTAAVRPKSLAISSSLVSDVVRPKTQGTDLKASSHPEMLHGIAPQQKHGQLTSSSTTSEQLACKPPAFSFVSPTNPNAPPDPVHLEGASVLEEFHTRRLDVGGAVVEESATYFQTTAHSTPFSASKGTSSTLLFPHSTQLSGSNLPSSTAADPKPGLTSEVLKKTSLTSHVLSRGESPRTSSPPSSSSASLKSNSALYIPVRIVTHSLSPSPKPFTSSFHGSSSTICSQMSSSGNLSKSGVKSPVPSRLALLTAILKSNPSHQRPFSPASCPTFSLNSPASSSLTLDQKAKQTPPTPKKSLSSCSLRAGSPDQGECQVSELTQQSFHLPVFTKSIPLSQAPSLSPTKQASSSLASMNVERTPSPTLKNNTMLSLLQTSASSSVGLPPVPPSSSLSSLKSKQDGDLRGPENPRNIHTYPSTLASSALSSLSPTINQRATFSSSEKCFHPSPALSSLINRSKRASSQLSGQELNPSALPSLPISSTSSASLPNLRSSSLPRANLPTLVPQLSPSALHPHCGSGTLPSRLGKSESSTPNHRSPVSTPSLPISLTRTEELISPCALSMSTGPENKKSKQYKTKSSYKAFAAIPTNTLLLEQKALDEPAKTESVSKDNTLEPPVETPTTLPRAAGRETKYANLSSPSSTVSESQLTKPGVIRPVPVKSRILLKQEEEVYEPNPFSKYLEDNSDLFSEQLSHPMAAIPEHEALDSKE
- the MLI gene encoding muscular LMNA-interacting protein isoform X11, with the protein product MLSEQGLLSDCRNNYFQMNSCILSGSIQTTPQVSAGGSEAKPLIFTFVPTVRRLPTHTQLTDTSKFLVKIPEESSDKSPETVNRSKSNDYLTLNAGSQQERDKATLTCPSEVSGTILQEREFEANKLQGMQQSDLFKAEYVLIVDSEGEDEATSRKVEQGPPGGIGTAAVRPKSLAISSSLVSDVVRPKTQGTDLKASSHPEMLHGIAPQQKHGQLTSSSTTSEQLACKPPAFSFVSPTNPNAPPDPVHLEGASVLEEFHTRRLDVGGAVVEESATYFQTTAHSTPFSASKGTSSTLLFPHSTQLSGSNLPSSTAADPKPGLTSEVLKKTSLTSHVLSRGESPRTSSPPSSSSASLKSNSALYIPVRIVTHSLSPSPKPFTSSFHGSSSTICSQMSSSGNLSKSGVKSPVPSRLALLTAILKSNPSHQRPFSPASCPTFSLNSPASSSLTLDQKAKQTPPTPKKSLSSCSLRAGSPDQGECQVSELTQQSFHLPVFTKSIPLSQAPSLSPTKQASSSLASMNVERTPSPTLKNNTMLSLLQTSASSSVGLPPVPPSSSLSSLKSKQDGDLRGPENPRNIHTYPSTLASSALSSLSPTINQRATFSSSEKCFHPSPALSSLINRSKRASSQLSGQELNPSALPSLPISSTSSASLPNLRSSSLPRANLPTLVPQLSPSALHPHCGSGTLPSRLGKSESSTPNHRSPVSTPSLPISLTRTEELISPCALSMSTGPENKKSKQYKTKSSYKAFAAIPTNTLLLEQKANLSSPSSTVSESQLTKPGVIRPVPVKSRILLKQEEEVYEPNPFSKYLEDNSDLFSEQDVTVPPKPVSLHPLYQTKLYPPAKSLLHPQTLSQADCLAPGPFSHLSFSLSDEQDNSHTLLSHNACNKLSHPMAAIPEHEALDSKE
- the MLI gene encoding muscular LMNA-interacting protein isoform X10 translates to MLSEQGLLSDCRNNYFQMNSCILSGSIQTTPQVSAGGSEAKPLIFTFVPTVRRLPTHTQLTDTSKFLVKIPEESSDKSPETVNRSKSNDYLTLNAGSQQERDKATLTCPSEVSGTILQEREFEANKLQGMQQSDLFKAEYVLIVDSEGEDEATSRKVEQGPPGGIGTAAVRPKSLAISSSLVSDVVRPKTQGTDLKASSHPEMLHGIAPQQKHGQLTSSSTTSEQLACKPPAFSFVSPTNPNAPPDPVHLEGASVLEEFHTRRLDVGGAVVEESATYFQTTAHSTPFSASKGTSSTLLFPHSTQLSGSNLPSSTAADPKPGLTSEVLKKTSLTSHVLSRGESPRTSSPPSSSSASLKSNSALYIPVRIVTHSLSPSPKPFTSSFHGSSSTICSQMSSSGNLSKSGVKSPVPSRLALLTAILKSNPSHQRPFSPASCPTFSLNSPASSSLTLDQKAKQTPPTPKKSLSSCSLRAGSPDQGECQVSELTQQSFHLPVFTKSIPLSQAPSLSPTKQASSSLASMNVERTPSPTLKNNTMLSLLQTSASSSVGLPPVPPSSSLSSLKSKQDGDLRGPENPRNIHTYPSTLASSALSSLSPTINQRATFSSSEKCFHPSPALSSLINRSKRASSQLSGQELNPSALPSLPISSTSSASLPNLRSSSLPRANLPTLVPQLSPSALHPHCGSGTLPSRLGKSESSTPNHRSPVSTPSLPISLTRTEELISPCALSMSTGPENKKSKQYKTKSSYKAFAAIPTNTLLLEQKTPTTLPRAAGRETKYANLSSPSSTVSESQLTKPGVIRPVPVKSRILLKQEEEVYEPNPFSKYLEDNSDLFSEQDVTVPPKPVSLHPLYQTKLYPPAKSLLHPQTLSQADCLAPGPFSHLSFSLSDEQDNSHTLLSHNACNKLSHPMAAIPEHEALDSKE